In Macadamia integrifolia cultivar HAES 741 chromosome 5, SCU_Mint_v3, whole genome shotgun sequence, a single window of DNA contains:
- the LOC122079486 gene encoding protein CELLULOSE SYNTHASE INTERACTIVE 1-like, protein MKMGSRDRTASMEDPDGTLASVAQCIELLRRSSSTAQEKENSLKQLLDLIDTRDSAFSAVGSHSQAVPILVSLLRSGSPGVKLQAATVLGSLCKEDELRVKVLLGGCIPPLLGLLRSSSAEGQIAAAKAIHAVSQGGARDHVGSKIFSTEGVVPVLWEQLENGLKAGNLVDNLLTGALRNLSSCTERFWPTTIEAGGVDILVKLLKSGQSSTQANVCFLLACMMMEDASICSRVLAAEVTKQLLKLLGPGNEASVRAEAAGALKSLSAQCKEARREIANSNGIPALINATIAPSKEFMQGEFAQALQENAMCALANISGGLSYVISSLGESLESCTSPAQIADTLGALASALMIYDSNAELIRPSEPLIMEKILVNQFNPQFPFLVQERTIEALASLYGNVILSKKLANSEAKHLLVGIITMATSEVQDELIRSLLILCKKEDSVWRALRGREGVQLLISLLGLSSEQQQECAVALLSLLSNENDESKWAITAAGGIPPLVQILETGSARAKEDSATIIGNLCNHSEDIRACVESADAVPALLWLLKNGSQNGKEIAAKTLNHLIHKSDTGTISQLTALLISDLPESKVYVLDALKSLLSVAPLKDIVNEGSAANDAIETMIKILSSTKEETQAKSASVLAGLFHLRKDLRESGIAVKALWSVMKLLNVESEKILVESSCCLAAIFLSIKQNRDVAAVARDALSSLVVLANSVVLQVAEQATRALANLLLDNEAAEQAFPEEIILPATRVLREGTIDGKTHGAAAIARLLQCRSFDHVLSDCVNRAGTVLALVSLLEFASVESDAISEALDALALLSRSQGSNERVKPAWAVLAEFPHTIAPIVSCIAEATSFLQEKAIEILSRLCRDQAVVLGDTIASSSGCISSIARRVIDSRNSKVKVGGTALLICVAKGHHQRLIEALYESNSCVYLIQSLVQILSLAQSSPSTHLRNNENNEQISIYRHGKEQTRNGESEITTAVISGDNIAIWMLSVLACHDDRSKIAIMEAGAVEVLTERISQCLLQAIQGDFREDTSTWVCALLLAILFQDRDIIRANATMHLIPVLASLLRSEESANRYFAAQAVASLVCNGSRGTLLTVANSGAAGGLISLLGCADADIYDLLEISEEFALVHNPEQVALERLFRVDDIRVGATSRKAIPALVDLLKPIPDRPGAPFLALGLLTQLAKDSPPNKIVMVESGALEALTKYLSLGPQDATEEAATDLLGILFGSAEIRRHDAAFGTVSQLVAVLRLGGRGARYSAAKALESLFLSDHIRNAETARQAVQPLVEILNTGVEREQHAAIAALVRLLCENPSRALAVADVEMNAVDVLCRILSSNCTMELKGDAAELCCVLFGNTRIRPTLAAARCVEPLVSLLVTEFTPAHHSVVRALDKLLDDENLAELVAAHGAVIPLVGLIFGRDYTLHEAISKALVKLGKPRPACKMEMVKAGIIESILDILLEAPDFLCAVFVELLRILTNNTTIAKGPSAAKVVEPLFLLLSRPEFRPDGQQSALQVLVNILEHPQCRADYNLTPHQAIDPLIPLLDSPTPLVQQQAAELLSNVLLEEHLQKDSITQQAIGPLVRVLGSGIPILQQKAIKALTSIAITWPNEIAKEGGVIELSKVILQGDPPSPHASWESAASVLASILQFSSEFYLEVPVAVLVKLLRSGTESTVIGALNALLVLESDDATSSEAMAESGAIEALLELLRCHQCEETAARLLEVLLNNVKVRETKAAKSAISPLSQYLLDPQTQAQQARLLATLALGDLFQNESLARTTDAVSACRALVNLLEDQPTEEMKVVAICALQNLVMYNRANKRAVAEAGGVQVVLDLFHDSDPDTSVQAAMFIKLLFSNHTIQEYASSETVSALTAAIQNDLVASGSVNEEYLKALNALFSNLPRLRAAEAATLCIPHLVTSLKTGSEATQEAALDSLFLLRQAWSACPAEVSLAQSVAAAEAIPLLQYLIQSGPPRFQEKAELLLQCLPGTLVVIIKRGNNLKQSVGNPSVYCKLTLGNTPPRQTKVVSTGPTPEWEESFAWAFDSPPKGQKLHISCKNKSKFGKSSFGKVTIQIDRVVMLGAVAGEYTLLPESKSGPSRNLEIEFQWSNK, encoded by the exons ATGAAGATGGGTTCGAG GGACAGAACCGCCAGTATGGAGGACCCAGATGGGACATTGGCAAGTGTTGCTCAATGCATAGAGCTGCTGCGCAGGAGTTCATCTACTGCGCAGGAGAAAGAAAATTCATTGAAGCAGTTGCTGGACCTTATAGATACACGTGACAGTGCCTTCAGTGCTGTTGGATCCCACTCTCAGGCAGTTCCAATACTTGTTTCTCTTCTCAGATCAGGATCACCAGGTGTGAAGTTGCAGGCTGCCACCGTTTTAGGATCTCTGTGTAAGGAGGATGAACTGAGGGTGAAAGTCTTGCTAGGGGGGTGTATTCCACCGTTGCTTGGTCTCCTCCGTTCCAGCTCGGCAGAAGGTCAAATTGCGGCTGCAAAAGCTATCCATGCTGTCTCTCAAGGTGGAGCTAGGGATCATGTCGGATCAAAGATATTCTCAACTGAAGGAGTTGTACCTGTGCTTTGGGAGCAACTGGAAAATGGTCTCAAGGCTGGGAACTTGGTTGATAACCTTCTGACTGGGGCTTTGAGAAACCTGTCCAGCTGCACTGAGAGATTTTGGCCAACTACCATTGAAGCAGGAGGTGTGGATATTCTTGTGAAGTTGCTCAAAAGTGGACAGTCAAGCACTCAAGCAAATGTTTGCTTTCTTCTTGCGTGTATGATGATGGAAGATGCATCTATTTGTTCTAGGGTTTTGGCTGCTGAAGTTACTAAGCAATTACTCAAGCTTTTGGGACCTGGTAATGAAGCCTCTGTAAGAGCAGAAGCTGCAGGTGCTTTAAAATCTCTTTCTGCTCAATGCAAAGAAGCAAGACGGGAGATTGCTAACTCTAATGGGATTCCTGCTTTAATAAATGCTACAATTGCTCCATCAAAAGAATTCATGCAGGGAGAGTTTGCACAAGCATTACAGGAGAATGCAATGTGTGCTCTAGCAAATATCTCTGGTGGTTTGTCATATGTCATCTCAAGCCTTGGAGAAAGTCTTGAGTCATGCACTTCACCTGCACAGATTGCTGACACATTAGGGGCTTTAGCATCAGCTCTTATGATATATGATAGCAATGCAGAATTGATTAGACCATCAGAGCCTCTAATTATGGAGAAGATATTGGTTAATCAGTTCAATCCTCAGTTTCCATTTCTTGTGCAGGAACGCACCATTGAAGCCCTGGCCAGTTTGTATGGTAATGTTATCCTCTCCAAGAAGCTTGCAAACTCTGAAGCAAAGCATCTGCTTGTTGGGATAATCACAATGGCAACCAGTGAGGTTCAGGATGAGCTGATTAGATCCCTTCTCATACTTTGCAAGAAAGAAGACAGCGTATGGCGTGCACTTCGGGGTCGTGAGGGAGTTCAATTGTTAATATCTCTTCTTGGTCTTTCATCTGAGCAACAGCAGGAATGTGCAGTTGCGCTGCTTTCACTTTTATCGAATGAGAACGATGAGAGCAAATGGGCTATTACTGCTGCTGGAGGCATACCTCCGCTTGTTCAAATTCTAGAAACAGGGTCTGCAAGAGCCAAGGAAGATTCTGCAACAATCATTGGAAACCTATGCAACCATAGTGAAGATATACGGGCATGTGTTGAAAGTGCAGATGCTGTGCCTGCTTTGTTATGGCTGTTGAAGAATGGGAGTCAGAATGGGAAAGAGATTGCAGCGAAGACGTTGAACCATCTTATCCATAAATCAGATACTGGGACTATCAGCCAACTTACGGCCTTATTGATTAGTGATCTTCCTGAATCAAAGGTCTATGTTTTGGATGCTCTCAAAAGTTTGCTTTCTGTGGCCCCCCTTAAAGATATAGTAAATGAAGGTAGTGCTGCCAATGATGCAATCGAGACAATGATTAAAATTTTGAGTTCAACGAAGGAAGAGACTCAAGCTAAGTCTGCGTCAGTTCTAGCTGGACTCTTTCATCTCCGGAAGGATTTGCGTGAAAGTGGTATTGCAGTTAAGGCTCTTTGGTCGGTGATGAAGCTGCTAAATGTTGAATCTGAAAAGATCTTAGTAGAATCTTCATGTTGCCTAGCCgctatttttctttcaattaaaCAAAACCGGGATGTGGCTGCTGTTGCTAGGGATGCATTGTCTTCATTAGTTGTTCTTGCTAATTCTGTGGTTCTTCAAGTTGCAGAACAAGCAACAAGGGCTTTGGCTAATCTTCTTTTGGATAATGAAGCGGCCGAGCAAGCATTTCCTGAAGAAATTATTTTGCCTGCTACAAGGGTGTTGCGAGAAGGCACGATTGACGGAAAAACCCATGGTGCAGCAGCAATTGCTCGCCTACTCCAGTGCCGCTCGTTTGATCATGTATTATCTGATTGTGTGAATCGTGCTGGAACGGTTCTTGCATTAGTTTCTCTTCTGGAATTCGCTAGTGTTGAATCTGATGCAATATCAGAAGCTCTTGATGCGCTTGCTTTGTTGTCTAGGTCTCAAGGAAGTAATGAGCGTGTCAAACCTGCATGGGCTGTCCTAGCTGAATTTCCACACACCATAGCCCCAATAGTTTCATGTATAGCTGAAGCGACATCCTTTTTGCAGGAAAAAGCTATAGAGATTTTGTCAAGGCTATGCAGAGATCAAGCTGTTGTCCTTGGAGACACAATTGCTAGTAGTTCAGGCTGTATTTCATCAATTGCTAGAAGGGTGATTGATTCAAGAAACTCCAAAGTCAAAGTTGGAGGAACTGCACTTCTAATTTGTGTTGCAAAAGGTCATCACCAAAGATTAATTGAAGCTCTATATGAATCAAACTCATGTGTCTATCTCATCCAGTCTCTTGTTCAAATTCTCAGCTTGGCGCAATCATCTCCATCGACGCACCTCAGgaacaatgaaaacaatgaacaAATAAGCATCTATAGGCATGGTAAAGAACAAACTAGAAATGGAGAGTCTGAAATTACCACAGCAGTCATTTCTGGTGATAATATAGCTATATGGATGCTTTCTGTACTTGCCTGCCATGATGACAGGAGTAAAATTGCTATTATGGAGGCTGGAGCTGTTGAAGTTCTTACTGAAAGGATTTCTCAATGTTTGTTGCAAGCTATTCAG GGTGATTTTAGAGAAGATACCAGCACATGGGTTTGTGCTTTACTGCTTGCGATATTGTTCCAAGACAGAGATATAATACGAGCAAATGCAACTATGCACTTGATCCCTGTACTCGCAAGTTTGTTAAGATCAGAGGAGTCAGCAAACAGATATTTTGCAGCACAGGCAGTGGCTAGTCTTGTCTGTAATGGTAGCAGAGGAACTCTTCTCACTGTCGCAAATTCAGGGGCAGCAGGTGGTCTTATTTCCTTACTTGGCTGTGCAGATGCTGATATATATGATCTTTTGGAAATATCAGAGGAGTTTGCTTTGGTCCACAATCCTGAGCAAGTTGCTTTGGAGAGGTTGTTTAGAGTTGATGACATTAGAGTTGGTGCTACTTCTCGGAAAGCAATACCTGCTCTTGTTGATCTGCTAAAACCAATTCCAGATCGACCAGGGGCACCTTTTCTAGCTCTTGGACTCCTGACCCAACTTGCAAAGGATAGTCCTCCAAACAAGATTGTAATGGTAGAATCAGGAGCTTTAGAAGCACTGACGAAGTATCTTTCCCTTGGCCCACAAGATGCAACAGAGGAAGCTGCTACAGATTTATTAGGGATCCTGTTTGGCAGTGCTGAAATACGGAGACATGATGCTGCATTTGGTACTGTCAGTCAGCTGGTTGCAGTTCTACGCCTTGGTGGAAGAGGGGCTAGGTATAGTGCTGCTAAAGCCTTGGAGAGCCTATTTTTGTCAGACCATATCAGGAATGCAGAAACTGCTCGACAAGCTGTTCAGCCCCTGGTGGAGATTCTTAACACTGGCGTGGAGAGGGAGCAACATGCTGCTATTGCTGCATTGGTTAGGTTACTATGCGAAAATCCATCAAGAGCCCTAGCTGTTGCAGATGTTGAAATGAATGCAGTGGATGTTCTTTGCAGGATTCTATCATCAAATTGTACAATGGAACTGAAAGGTGATGCTGCTGAATTATGTTGTGTCCTTTTTGGAAATACAAGAATCAGGCCTACACTGGCCGCAGCTCGCTGTGTTGAACCTCTTGTCTCTCTCCTTGTAACTGAGTTCACTCCTGCTCATCATTCAGTGGTCCGTGCACTGGATAAACTTTTGGATGATGAGAATTTGGCAGAACTTGTTGCTGCACATGGTGCTGTCATTCCTCTTGTTGGACTTATTTTTGGTAGGGACTACACACTTCATGAGGCTATCTCGAAAGCTCTTGTGAAGTTGGGGAAACCCCGGCCTGCCTGTAAGATGGAAATGGTGAAAGCTGGGATTATTGAGAGCATACTTGATATTCTCCTCGAAGCACCTGATTTTCTCTGTGCTGTATTTGTGGAACTGCTTCGGATACTGACCAACAATACTACCATTGCAAAGGGTCCTTCAGCAGCCAAAGTGGTTGAGCCCCTTTTTCTGTTGTTATCAAGACCTGAGTTCAGGCCTGATGGACAGCAGAGTGCTTTACAGGTTCTTGTTAATATTTTGGAGCATCCGCAGTGCCGTGCTGATTATAACCTGACTCCTCACCAAGCTATCGATCCACTTATCCCTTTATTGGATTCTCCAACACCACTTGTTCAACAGCAGGCAGCTGAGCTTCTCTCAAATGTGCTCTTGGAAGAGCATCTTCAGAAGGACTCAATAACACAACAGGCAATTGGCCCACTCGTACGTGTTCTGGGGTCTGGTATTCCCATTTTGCAACAGAAGGCCATAAAAGCTCTTACGAGTATTGCAATAACCTGGCCAAATGAAATTGCCAAGGAAGGTGGTGTCATTGAGTTGTCGAAAGTTATATTACAAGGTGATCCTCCATCGCCTCATGCCTCGTGGGAATCTGCTGCGTCTGTTTTAGCCAGTATTCTACAGTTCAGCTCTGAATTTTATCTGGAGGTACCTGTGGCGGTGTTGGTAAAGTTGCTTCGATCAGGCACGGAAAGCACAGTGATTGGTGCATTAAATGCACTGCTTGTGTTGGAAAGTGATGATGCAACTAGTTCCGAAGCAATGGCTGAAAGTGGTGCTATAGAGGCACTTTTGGAGCTCCTCAGGTGTCATCAGTGCGAGGAAACTGCCGCAAGACTTCTGGAAGTGTTGCTGAACAATGTTAAAGTCAGGGAAACAAAAGCTGCTAAGTCTGCAATTTCCCCACTATCCCAGTACCTTTTAGATCCACAAACCCAAGCTCAGCAGGCGAGGTTATTGGCTACCCTAGCTCTTGGTGATTTGTTTCAGAATGAGAGTCTTGCTCGGACTACAGATGCTGTTTCAGCTTGTAGAGCTCTAGTAAATCTGCTTGAGGACCAACCTACAGAAGAAATGAAAGTAGTAGCTATTTGTGCCTTGCAAAACCTTGTAATGTACAACAGAGCAAATAAAAGAGCAGTTGCAGAAGCTGGGGGTGTTCAGGTTGTACTCGACCTCTTCCATGATAGTGATCCAGATACATCAGTTCAAGCAGCAATGTTCATTAAActtctcttctctaaccatACCATTCAGGAGTATGCCTCCAGTGAAACAGTGTCAGCTCTAACAG CTGCTATTCAAAATGATTTAGTGGCCAGTGGAAGTGTGAACGAAGAATATCTGAAGGCTCTGAATGCACTCTTTAGTAATCTTCCACGTTTGAGAGCTGCTGAGGCTGCCACACTATGTATTCCACATCTAGTCACATCACTCAAGACAGGGTCTGAGGCAACCCAGGAAGCAGCTTTGGATTCACTTTTTCTTCTTAGGCAAGCTTGGTCAGCATGCCCAGCCGAAGTCTCCCTGGCTCAATCAGTTGCTGCTGCAGAGGCCATTCCTTTGCTCCAATATTTGATCCAGTCTGGCCCTCCTCGATTTCAGGAGAAGGCAGAACTCCTTTTGCAGTGTTTGCCAGGGACCTTGGTGGTAATTATAAAGCGTGGTAACAATTTAAAACAGTCAGTGGGTAACCCTAGCGTCTACTGCAAGCTCACACTAGGAAACACTCCTCCAAGACAAACCAAG GTTGTTTCGACTGGTCCTACTCCTGAGTGGGAAGAGAGCTTTGCCTGGGCATTTGATAGTCCCCCTAAAGGGCAGAAGCTTCATATCTCGTGCAAGAACAAGAGTAAGTTTGGAAAG AGTTCTTTTGGAAAAGTAACTATCCAGATTGATCGGGTTGTAATGCTTGGAGCAGTTGCTGGGGAGTACACCCTTCTTCCAGAAAGCAAAAGTGGGCCATCTCGGAACCTGGAAATTGAGTTCCAATGGTCCAACAAATAG
- the LOC122079487 gene encoding protein ACCELERATED CELL DEATH 6-like, giving the protein MAQTSNGSNALGYRDAYRAAIKGDLATLMEFCSKHSNMAVPINASGDTVYHVLGRNFHAKVVSELLLKFPYHDLMTMRNSEEETALHEAARVGCIEIADLIFQKQDDLITVRNKLGATPIFEAAAFGQEKMLRFFFNKRSYSGNYDDLRRNSDGSTILHAAVLGEFYGLALLIMETYPDLCLAPNETGITALHLLAQSPSSFRSGTIYSWLNLGSSTFISLEILAVTIYSCVPIDVSECIKEDPEDPHQGLYGRMKQLFKSLFRSLPWLKQVIDAKQKHKNALEVVKRLVATKSKLDPTLKYYENHGDEDEGEDPLLQATKFGIIEIVQVILEEFPDAIEVRDKISGKNMLHLVAEFRQDKIFEFLQSQKLPTITTKMLLQVDKKENTPLHLAAKYGFHQRRHVIPILNLMPSEMFWFKHIRQISPRQIYHLQNAKSQTPQELFDKTHYDLLQKSEKWVKENAGVYMVISTLIASLMFTAAFTVPGGFNSDTGLPVLIHNKYLLPYFRLVSLSLFFSLATLATSLYTHCIHFQQEDFYFSLPLKIFLSSSNLFCCVISTVLALLHYFFEAIRFFALLLALLVCVDVMLPVCRFLKKLLFHSLSSHN; this is encoded by the exons atGGCTCAAACAAGTAATGGCTCCAATGCTTTGGGTTACAGAGACGCATATAGAGCAGCCATTAAGGGGGATTTGGCGACTCTCATGGAGTTTTGCTCGAAACATTCCAATATGGCAGTACCAATCAATGCTTCAGGAGACACAGTCTACCACGTACTTGGTCGAAATTTCCATGCGAAGGTCGTCAGTGAGCTTCTTCTTAAGTTTCCTTACCATGACCTTATGACGATGAGAAACAGTGAAGAAGAGACAGCACTCCATGAAGCTGCTAGGGTTGGTTGCATAGAGATTGCTgatctcatattccagaaacagGACGACCTCATCACAGTTCGTAATAAGCTCGGCGCGACTCCCATCTTCGAAGCTGCGGCTTTTGGACAGGAGAAAATGTTAcgctttttctttaataaaaggTCATATTCTGGAAATTATGATGACCTTAGAAGGAATAGTGACGGCTCTACCATTCTCCATGCTGCTGTGCTGGGTGAATTTTATG GTCTGGCTTTATTGATAATGGAGACATATCCAGATCTTTGTTTGGCTCCAAATGAGACGGGAATTACAGCTCTTCATCTATTGGCGCAATCGCCGTCATCGTTCAGGAGTGGGACAATTTACTCGTGGCTTAATTTGGGCTCCTCAACCTTCATTTCTCTCGAAATTTTGGCGGTCACCATATACTCAT GTGTTCCAATTGATGTTTCGGAGTGTATCAAAGAGGATCCAGAGGATCCACACCAGGGTTTGTATG GGAGGATGAAACAATTATTCAAATCATTATTTAGAT CCCTTCCCTGGCTTAAACAAGTCATAGATGCAAAACAAAAGCATAAAAATGCATTGGAGGTGGTAAAGAGGTTGGTGGCAACCAAGTCCAAACTAGACCCCACACTGAAGTACTACGAAAATCAtggtgatgaagatgaaggtgAAGATCCACTTTTACAAGCCACAAAATTTGGTATAATCGAAATTGTCCAAGTAATCCTCGAAGAGTTTCCAGATGCCATTGAAGTGCGGGACAAGATTTCTGGCAAGAACATGCTCCATCTAGTTGCAGAGTTCCGTCAAGACAAAATTTTTGAGTTCTTGCAATCTCAGAAATTACCCACAATAACAACAAAAATGCTACTACAAGTTGACAAGAAGGAGAATACACCTTTGCATCTAGCGGCCAAGTATGGATTTCATCAAAGAAGGCATGTGATTCCAATCTTAAACCTAATGCCATCGGAGATGTTCTGGTTTAAG caTATAAGACAAATCTCTCCAAGACAGATATATCATCTTCAAAATGCCAAAAGCCAAACCCCCCAAGAGCTATTCGATAAAACTCACTATGATCTCTTACAAAAGAGTGAgaagtgggtgaaggaaaacgcAGGAGTCTATATGGTTATCTCTACTCTTATAGCATCTTTGATGTTCACAGCAGCCTTCACTGTCCCTGGGGGTTTCAATTCTGATACAGGCCTTCCTGTTCTTATTCATAACAAATACTTGTTACCATACTTCCGTTTAGTGTCACTGTCCTTATTCTTCTCACTTGCTACATTGGCTACTTCTCTATATACTCATTGTATACACTTTCAACAAGAGGATTTTTACTTCTCCTTacccttgaaaatttttctaaGTAGTTCCAATCTCTTCTGCTGTGTGATCTCTACAGTTCTAGCATTACTTCACTATTTTTTTGAAGCAATTCGCTTTTTTGCACTCTTACTAGCTCTCCTTGTCTGTGTGGATGTAATGCTTCCTGTGTGTCGCTTCTTGAAAAAATTGCTTTTCCATTCTCTATCTTCTCATAATTAA